A window of the Gossypium hirsutum isolate 1008001.06 chromosome A03, Gossypium_hirsutum_v2.1, whole genome shotgun sequence genome harbors these coding sequences:
- the LOC121222343 gene encoding bZIP transcription factor 29: protein MGDSEEGNTDLMQRIQSSFGTSSSSIPKQVLSMNRLEIPQLNPNQIRAVRHFSHFGQNFNGGGGGGGGGGDGNKRVGIPPSHPNQIPPVSPYSQIPVSRPSSHQMGSSQGFSLGPTHSRSLSQPSSFFSFDSLPPLSPAPVSQISNDVCMEDSHSLLPPSPFPKASSPRVGESLPPRKSHRRSNSDIPFGFNTVTPPVRGSGFENSGVPRPVQLVKKETSWERGIDGNVEGMGERKSEGEVMDDLFSAYMNLDNIDALNSSEDKNNNNENHEDLDSRASGTKTNGGDSSDNEAESSANESGNSVTRGGVYSTEKREGNKRSAGGDIAPTSRHYRSVSMDSFMGKLNFGDESPKLPPSPGSRPGQLSPSNSIDGNSAAFSLELGNGEFSEAELKKIMANEKLAEIAMTDPKRAKRILANRQSAARSKERKMRYISELEHKVQTLQTEATTLSAQLTLLQRDSVGLSNQNNELKFRIQSMEQQAQLRDALNETLTAEVRRLKLATQELGGDSDPSKGMVSQQLPISRQMFQLHQQQFHQQQQNGNTAAKSESNQ from the exons ATGGGAGATAGTGAAGAAGGTAATACTGATTTGATGCAAAGGATTCAATCTTCATTTGGAACATCATCTTCTTCGATTCctaaacaagttttatcaatgaaTCGTCTTGAAATACCTCAATTGAACCCTAATCAAATCAGGGCTGTTAGGCATTTCTCTCATTTTGGACAAAACTTTAACGGCGGCGGTGGTGGAGGTGGCGGCGGTGGTGATGGTAATAAAAGAGTTGGTATTCCTCCTTCACACCCTAACCAGATCCCACCCGTTTCGCCTTATTCACAGATCCCTGTGTCTCGTCCATCGAGCCATCAAATGGGTTCTTCTCAGGGTTTTAGTCTCGGACCGACTCATTCTCGGTCTTTGTCACAACCTTCGTCGTTCTTTTCGTTCGATTCGTTGCCGCCGTTGAGTCCTGCGCCGGTGAGCCAAATTTCGAACGATGTGTGTATGGAAGATTCGCATTCGTTGTTACCGCCCTCGCCTTTTCCAAAGGCGAGTTCTCCTCGGGTTGGAGAAAGTTTGCCACCACGAAAATCACATAGGCGGTCCAATAGTGATATTCCTTTCGGGTTTAATACGGTAACCCCACCGGTAAGGGGCAGCGGTTTTGAGAATTCGGGTGTGCCTAGGCCAGTTCAGTTGGTTAAAAAGGAAACGAGTTGGGAAAGAGGTATTGATGGTAACGTTGAAGGAATGGGTGAGAGGAAATCGGAAGGGGAAGTAATGGATGATTTGTTTTCGGCATATATGAATTTGGATAACATCGATGCATTGAATTCTTCCGAGGATAAGAACAACAATAACGAGAATCACGAAGATTTAGATAGCCGAGCGAGTGGAACAAAGACCAACGGTGGCGATAGTAGTGACAATGAAGCGGAAAGCAGTGCGAACGAGAGCGGGAATAGTGTGACACGAGGCGGAGTTTATTCAACTGAGAAAAGAGAAGGGAACAAAAGGAGTGCAGGGGGTGACATTGCTCCTACTTCGAGACATTATCGAAGTGTTTCGATGGATAGTTTTATGGGGAAGTTGAACTTTGGTGACGAATCACCAAAACTACCTCCTTCACCCGGATCTCGTCCTGGACAACTCTCACCAAGCAATTCAATTGATGGGAATTCTGCTGCCTTTAGTTTGGAGCTCGGAAACGGTGAGTTCAGTGAAGCTGAACTGAAGAAAATTATGGCAAACGAGAAGCTCGCAGAAATCGCAATGACTGATCCAAAGCGTGCAAAGAG GATTTTGGCTAATCGTCAATCAGCTGCTCGTTCCAAAGAAAGGAAGATGCGGTACATTTCCGAGTTGGAGCACAAGGTTCAGACCCTGCAAACTGAAGCTACCACATTATCGGCTCAATTAACACTTCTACAG AGAGATTCCGTTGGGCTTAGCAATCAGAACAACGAGTTGAAGTTTCGTATTCAATCCATGGAACAACAGGCACAACTCCGTGACG CTCTAAACGAAACATTAACCGCGGAAGTCCGTCGATTAAAGCTTGCTACTCAAGAACTAGGTGGCGATTCTGATCCATCCAAAGGCATGGTCTCGCAGCAGCTTCCCATTAGCCGCCAGATGTTCCAGCTACACCAGCAACAGTTCCACCAGCAACAGCAGAACGGGAACACAGCTGCAAAATCCGAGTCGAATCAGTAG
- the LOC121222346 gene encoding amidophosphoribosyltransferase 2, chloroplastic: MAIGHVRYSTAGSSMLKNVQPFVAGYRFGSVGVAHNGNLVNYRTLRAMLEDNGSIFNTSSDTEVVLHLIAISKARPFFLRIVDACEKLEGAYSMVFVTEDKLVAVRDPYGFRPLVMGRRTNGAVVFASETCALDLIEATYEREVNPGEVLVVDKKDGVQSLCLLPHPEPKQCIFEHIYFALPNSVVFGRSVYESRHVFGEILATEAPVDCDVVIAVPDSGVVAALGYAAKAGVPFQQGLIRSHYVGRTFIEPSQKIRDFGVKLKLSPVRGVLDGKRVVVVDDSIVRGTTSSKIVRLIKEAGAKEVHMRIASPPIIGSCYYGVDTPSAEELISNRMSVEEIREFIGCDSLAFLPFDSLQKMLASDSQKFCYACFSGKYPVMPKEVKVKKVGDFLDDGLNGPMDSIDGGWVRGPKNIDVEKEIDPLYQQSKI, encoded by the coding sequence ATGGCAATCGGACATGTAAGATATTCAACCGCCGGTTCATCAATGTTAAAAAATGTACAACCTTTTGTAGCTGGTTACAGGTTTGGTTCTGTTGGTGTTGCACATAATGGGAATTTAGTGAATTATAGAACTTTAAGAGCTATGCTTGAAGATAATGGTTCGATTTTTAATACTAGTTCGGATACTGAAGTTGTTCTTCATTTAATTGCTATTTCAAAAGCTAGgccattttttttaagaattgttGATGCTTGTGAAAAGCTTGAAGGTGCTTATTCAATGGTGTTTGTAACTGAAGATAAACTTGTTGCTGTACGTGATCCTTATGGATTTAGGCCTTTAGTTATGGGAAGGAGAACCAATGGTGCCGTTGTGTTTGCTTCCGAGACGTGTGCACTCGATTTAATCGAAGCTACGTATGAACGAGAAGTGAATCCCGGTGAAGTTCTTGTTGTTGATAAAAAAGATGGTGTTCAATCACTCTGCTTGTTGCCTCACCCTGAACCAAAGCAATGTATTTTCGAGCATATTTACTTTGCTTTGCCGAATTCGGTTGTGTTCGGACGGTCTGTTTACGAGTCTCGACATGTTTTCGGTGAAATACTTGCTACCGAAGCTCCGGTTGATTGTGATGTTGTTATTGCAGTGCCGGATTCTGGTGTGGTAGCTGCTCTTGGTTATGCAGCTAAAGCAGGGGTTCCGTTTCAACAAGGGTTGATTCGGTCTCATTACGTTGGAAGAACGTTTATCGAGCCTTCGCAAAAGATTAGAGATTTCGGGGTTAAGCTTAAGCTTTCCCCGGTTCGTGGTGTGTTGGACGGTAAAAGGGTTGTGGTTGTTGACGACTCGATTGTTCGTGGAACCACGTCTTCAAAAATCGTTAGGTTGATTAAGGAAGCAGGGGCTAAGGAAGTTCATATGAGGATTGCTAGCCCACCGATTATCGGTTCTTGCTATTACGGAGTGGATACGCCGAGCGCGGAGGAATTGATATCGAACCGAATGAGTGTTGAGGAGATCCGAGAGTTCATTGGATGTGATTCCCTTGCATTCCTCCCATTCGATAGCTTGCAGAAAATGTTGGCTAGCGATTCTCAGAAGTTCTGTTACGCTTGCTTCTCCGGTAAGTATCCTGTTATGCCGAAGGAGGTTAAAGTGAAAAAAGTAGGTGATTTCTTGGATGATGGATTGAATGGACCTATGGATTCCATCGATGGAGGTTGGGTTAGAGGTCCAAAAAATATCGATGTTGAGAAAGAAATCGATCCGTTGTATCAACAGagtaagatttag